The DNA window TGGTTTTAGAAGATGAAAGAGACGTGTTTCATCAAGTTCTTAAAGAAAATGAAATCTTATTTGATCATAAAAATCAGTTAAAAGATGCACTCTATATAGCTTTATCAAATGCGGCAAGGAATGATTTAATTTTACTTTTAGGAAGTAGTGGAATGGATGAAGGCGAAAATTTAATAAGAAAGCTTTTAAAAGAGAAAAAATAATTTTCTCTTTTTTTTATTTTCGTTAGCATAATCTCGTCCTAGGGTGAATAAATATAGTTGTAGATTAGCCCTGAAAAAGTACATAAGAATCAGGAAGGAGCGTGGGGGTTAAATGACGGATCAAGTGATTGATACAAATTCAGTATCTGTTGTAGGAGAGATGTATTCACCTTCGGTGTTTAGTCATGAAATGTACGGAGAAGGGTTTTATACTTTTCAGATAAAAGTCCCTAGATTAAGCGAATATAATGATATATTGCCTGTAACGATTTCAGAACGATTGATGATGGATTTGAATATTGAGATAGGAACAACCGTTAAGATCGAGGGGCAATTACGATCATACAACAAATATGTAAATGGGAAGAATAGGCTTATTTTAACTATTTTTGCTCGTGAACTATTATTGTGTGAGGAAGAGGAAGTAAAAAATCCAAATCAAATTTTCTTGGATGGTTATATTTGCAAATCTCCTGTATATCGATCAACACCTTTTGGAAGAGAGATTACAGACATGTTGATTGCTGTTAACAGACCATACAACAAGTCTGACTATATTCCCTGTATTGCCTGGGGAAGAAATGCAAGATTTTCAGAAAAATTAAAGGTAGGGGACCATATGAAAATATGGGGAAGAGTACAGAGTAGGGAATATCAAAAAAAATTAAGGGACGATAATGTAGAAACAAAAATAGCCTATGAAGTATCCATATCTAAAATGGAAATCAGTGAAGAGAACAATAAAGAGGCTAAATAAAAAGAAGAATCATGCTTTTTCTGTGTATTGTTAAGTGATAAAATTACAGGAGGAGTGTGATTTTTTATGTAGATAGAATTGGGTAAACTACCCAATCCTATCTTTGGACTTAATATCTTCCGAAAAAGCTATCGAATCCCCCACAGAAACAA is part of the Crassaminicella profunda genome and encodes:
- a CDS encoding single-stranded DNA-binding protein, which gives rise to MTDQVIDTNSVSVVGEMYSPSVFSHEMYGEGFYTFQIKVPRLSEYNDILPVTISERLMMDLNIEIGTTVKIEGQLRSYNKYVNGKNRLILTIFARELLLCEEEEVKNPNQIFLDGYICKSPVYRSTPFGREITDMLIAVNRPYNKSDYIPCIAWGRNARFSEKLKVGDHMKIWGRVQSREYQKKLRDDNVETKIAYEVSISKMEISEENNKEAK